AGCCGTTCGATGCAAGGGCGGCGCAAGCGGCGGGGCTGCTCAACTACGTCGTGCCCGCGGCCGAGCTCGACGCCAAGGTCGACTGGCTGGTCGGCCGCATCGTCGACAAATCCCCGACCGCGATCCGCCGCGGCAAATATGCCATGCGCGCGATCGCATCGATGTCGTTCGACGAGAGCATCGCCTACACCGAAAGCCAGATCGCGCTGCTCGCGATGACCGAGGACGCCAAGGAGGGCCTAAAGGCGTTCAGCGAGAAGCGCAAGCCCTTGTGGTCGGGGAAATAAATGGGTTGAGCTCCAGCACCTTGGCGGCCCATAGTTTAAGGTGCTCTATATGCGTTCATTCCGACAGGTGATTGGCGCTCACTCGGACATGGGTTGATCTTGCTCGCTCCTCACGACGCTTCTTCGAAGCCCCTATCAGTTGCTTACGCGTGCGCTTGGCATAGGTGGGTAGTTGGCGGGCGGATCGATGACGGCCAGCGGCTGTCAGCGCCTTCGGTGAAGCCGCCGTGACGGAAGGAGGTAAAGGAGAGTTCGTTACGAAGTCCAGCTGCTGCAACTATCTTCTTTACCACAGCACGCAAATAGCGCAGGTCCTTGCGTGCCGTGATCCATGGAAGCGGGATGGCCGACCTGCGATGCTCATGATCGCGTCGGAATACCAGGCCCGAGAGCACGTTTTTCTTGATAGCGTCGAGCTCCTCCATTAGTTCAGGGAAGAGAGCTTCTAGTTCAGGGAAGAGAGCTTCGCCCGTTTCGTCGAATAACGGCCACCAGGCTTCCTCACCATTCTTCGGATGCACGATCCTGACGCTGTTCGGCCGCTCGTTTGGGCGGCAGTGCGAAATCTCGAAGGCCCCGAACACGTGCTTCAACAGATACTGAGAATTCCCGCCACTATGCCGAACCAGATGTCGTCCTCCCACAGGATCTCGCGCGCAAATCTAGCGAGATCTCACGGCTAAGTGGTGCGGGAAGGCCGAATTAGGCAGATGGATCCAATTCCTTGGCCGAAGTAGAACGACACGGGCCGCCTACAGGAAGAGCATGCGAAGGTAGCGATCGCCGCGTTTGGTGATGCGCCCGAGAATCGTTCGATCACCTGTGGGAGATCTGCTTGGGTATCAAGCCGAGCCAAGCAGCAAAATCGCGGCCACATGCGAAGGCAGGCCCATTACCGATCGCGGCGACGCGACGGCGCTTGAGATAACGGGCCCGATGCCTGGTATGGTCATCAAGTGCCGGCAGGCTTCAGTGTTGTTGGAGAGCGCATCGATTTCCCCGCTCACGGCCTCGATGCGATCGTCGAGGCGGCGCCAGTTTTGAGCCCGATTCTCCAGAATGCGAACCATCCGCGGTGACAGGGCAAGGATGTCCGGCAATGCGTGGCGCAACCAGAGGAGCCGTGCCTCACCGTGATGCCGTGCTCCAAGAGAAAGCAGCGGATCTAATTGATGATCGCGGTCCGTTGCCCCCACCAGGCGATAGCGCACGTGATGCAAGGCCTGTAGAAGCTGTTCGTCCGTTTTAGCAGCCGGCATATTCGCCAGCCGTGTGTACTTGCCGGTATCGATGCCAATTGTAACGACTGAGGTGTCAAACTTGCGCGGCATGGCGGGACTCCTTCTCCTGATTGCCCCACAAGCATAGTCGCTGACTGGGCGGGAGCACGATCGGTCCATCGCATTCTCGGACATCGAGCGATGTCCGCTTTGGCGCCGCTGTCATTTAGGATGAGTTGACATCGCGCGGGACCAATCCGAGATTCCCGATTTCCTTTCGTCTAAAAAAACGAATCAACGTGGGACCTCTGCGCGTGCATTTTGTCCGGGGTCCGGTGTTGGTGCTCGCATCGCCAGAGACGCAAGCCCCCTGCGATGGCGGGCCGGTCAACATGATGCGCTGCAGCGGATAACGATTGGGTATAGTCGCGACCAGGTCCGATCTACCCCTAGCAGTGGACGCAAAATGGAGTATCGAGTTTCGACGCTAAGGCTTGTGTGGACGGCTCGGTTGGCAAATAGAATCTTCACGAGGTCGGAGCGGCCATGTGTTCGACCTCGCCTCTGCGCCCCGACGAGAGCAATGATCCCGAACTCGGCAAATAGGCGCGGATCGAATTGACGACGGCCGTCTGCTGGCGGATGAAGAGATGGCGCGCCCGAAGAAGCATCAGGCAGCTCTGCTGCTCGACCGGCACAAACCGCATGTTGGTGTCTCGTGACTGCTTCGCAAACCGCCTCCGCGTCGGTGGCGTCGTTCTTCTGCCGCTTGATGTAGGGTTTCACATAGGCCGGAGGCATCAATCGCACCGTATCCCTAGCGTCTGTAGCTCTCGGGGACCAATAAAGCGATGATGCGCAAGCCTCGATTCCCACGGCAGGGCGGCAACTTCTCAAAGACGACAGCACGAAGCGGAGCTTTAGCTGGCGGCGGCGGCTTACCACCTGACTGGCAGCGTCAATTCCGTGAACCTGAAAAACCGACGTCTAGTCCGATTGCCATGATCGTTTGCATGGGCAGCTCCTCCACATCGTGGGATCCCTAGCAGCTCCCGAATCCGCGGCACTTGAGTGCCCGGAGGAGGAACCGTCCACATGGGGTAATCGCGGGAGCGAGTCGCCCCTGAATCAGTCCCAACCGACAATGGAAGCTGGTGGCTGTTCCCCGATAGGATGGAAATACGGGCTCACGACTGGACGCCGGGCCCAAGCATCGAATGGAGAACAGCCATGGAAGAGTATATTGGTCTCGACGTGTCGATGAAAGAGACGGCAGTCTCGATCCGCCGAGCAGGTGAACGGATCTGGCGCGGCAAGTGCGCATCTGATCCCAGCATTGTCGCCGAGCTTATCCGCAAGCGGGCGCCATCCGTGAAACGCGTGGTATTCGAGACCGGACCGCTGTCGGTATGGTTCTATCATTCTCTGCGCACCGAAGGGTTGCCGGCGATCTGCATCGATGCGCGCCATGCTAAAGCGGCGCTCGATATGGCAACGAATAAGACGGACGCGAACGACGCCGATGGTCTGGCGCAGCTCGCGGAAGTCGGGTTCTTTCGTGAGGTGCGTGTGAAGGGCTTCGACAGCATGCTGACCCGCACGCTTGTCGCAGCGCGGACGCGGCTGGTCCGAATCACTACCGAGCTTTCCAACCAGATCCGCGGTGTCATGAAAACCTTCGGTCTGCTCGTTCCCGCCGGAAAGGGAAGCACCTTCGAGAAGAATGTGCGGAGCCTTCTTGCCGACCAGGACGGACTTGCATCCATCGTGCTGCCGATGCTGGAAGCCTGGCGCGGCATTCGCCTCCGCGCCGCCGAACTCGGACGCCAATTGGTGCGGGACGCGCGCAAGAGTCAGGCTTGCCGCATCCTCATGTCGATTCCTGGCATCGGTGCGATCACCGCAACCTCCTTTACCACAGCAATTGAGGAGCCTGACAACTTCAGGAAGTCCCGATCTGTCGGTGCGTGGATCGGGCTAACAACGCGCCGCTACCAATCCGGAGAAGTCGATTATGACGGCCATATATCCCGACGTGGCGACCACAATTTGCGAGGGCTTCTCTACGAAGCGGCGGCGGTCATTCTGACGCGCAGCTCAACTCACAGCACGCTGCGCACGTGGGGTCTGCAGCTCCGGGAGAGGATCGGCTTCAAAAGAGCTGCCGTGGCTGTGGCGCGCAAACTGGCGGTAATAATGCATACGATGCTTAAGACCGGCGAGCTGTTTAACCCGAATGCCGGAGCCGCCGCATAAGTCCAGATCGCGTTCGGAACCCGAACGCCTAAGGCGTCCCTGCCGGGACGTGAGCCGAGCCATTCCGCTGATGCTGTTGCATTGCTGACTCAGCAAAGTGCGTCGTCCACATTGAAGGCTCGTCCCGCGAAGCTCCATCATGCGGCGGCTGATGCCGACCGCGAAGACAACCATGCACCCGGCAGTGTCTCCTCAGGGATTATATGCTTGACGCCCCGGCAGCGATTAGACAACAGCATCAGAAACGGACCTCTGCGCGGCGATTCTTGTTGTCAGAGGAGCCACGCCAAATATAATGAGGTTCATCATCTTGCTGTGGCGCCTCAAGAATTTAGGGAGGACGCTTTGCTTGATCTTCGCCCATATATCTCGCGACCAATTTCGTCCTTGAGCGCGATCGCGGCTGATCCGATCGAGTCGTGGCTACGCTTTCGCGAACAATATGCCGCGCACCGGGAGGGCCACACGCCACCGGACCTGTATAAGCCTGACAACAATTGGGAATTCCGGCTGAACTCTTTGATTGAACTCTCATCGTCGGATGAAATCGTTTCAGAGTTCTGGAGTCTATGGGGCGTTGTCGTCGCCGAAATGCAGGGACGAGGAATTCGACCAGGTCCGGCGAGCTTCAAGGGCTGGAACGACGGTGATGCTGGTTTTGTGCGCGCTATTTGGTGTTTAGTCCGCCATTTAAAGCCCAGGAATGTTGTTGAGACTGGCGTTGCTCATGGGGTCACGTCACGCTTTATTCTTGAGGCCCTTGAAAGAAATGCGAATGGTCATCTGTGGAGCATTGATCGACCGCCAATGGAGCCCGAATGGCGACCGCAAATTGGAGTTGCAGTGGGCCACAGATTTCGGGATCGGTGGTCATACATCCTTGGCTCAAGCAGGCGACGCCTGCCTAGCTTGCTGAAGCAGCTTGGACAGATTGACCTTTTCATTCATGACAGTCTGCACAGCGAGCGTAACGTTCGCTTTGAACTCGATCACGCGTGGCCAGTTTTGCGGCCAGGCGGTGCGATCGTTGTTGACGACATCGACGTGAATCGCGGCTTCTTTAGCTTTGTGCAGTCTTTTCCCATCAATCACTCGTTGGTTTGCGAAGCTGAACCTTTGCGTCCCGATACGAGACGATTCAACAAAAAGGGAATGTTCGGTATCGTTCTAAAGGAGCGGTCGGCCATGCCCGGAGGTGATATCTAGAGCACCTAACGCTCTGAGGACGGTGAGCCGGGAGGAGCCCATGGATGTCGCGGCGTGGCTGCGTGGTCTGGGGCTGAGACAGTACGAGCAGACGTTCCGCGAGAACGATGTCGACGCCGAGGTTCCTCATGGACCTCACCTTAATCGGGCTGGGAGTCGCCTCGATCGGCCATCGCCGCAAGCTGCTGGCCGCCATTGCCGCCCTGCGTGCCGGCTCAATTTCCGCTGCCAATCCTGCTGCCACGGCTGCACCCATCACTGTCTCCGAAAAGTCCACGCCTGCAGCGGAGGCCGAGCGCCGTCAGCTCACGGTGATGTTTGTCGAAGTGGTCGGCTCGATCGCACTCGCGGCGAGGCTCACGAACTGCTCGCTCCGCTCTACAGCCAGTTCACCGAAGGTTTTGGGACGCCGGATCTCCAGGCTGCCATCGCTGCGAGATCCCACTCCCAGCTCCGAGCGGAAGACGCGTCCCTAGGAGTGATGCGGCACGCTGGCGGATCTCTTCGTTAAAGCCGAGTGCGCGAGTCGGACGAAGGCTCAGCCGGTCCTGCCATACGGCTTCGGAAGTGGAGTACCCTCGCGCAAGATTTCGCCCCGTGCTAGGAACGCGCGCGAATGGGCCGTTGGTTGAATTCGCATTAGAGCGAGGAAATTACATGGCCTACGAACAGCGCAAGACAAGAAATCTGATTGGCAGCGACAAGGTCGAAGGCACTGCGCTCTATGGCGCCGACAATCAGGCATCGGTCATTGAACGCGTGATGATCGGCGCGACCAAAGTACAGCAGCGAGACCAGTTGGAACTGGTCGGATCCTGCGATGGCTCGCTCGGTCATGACTATTACAACAGTATCCTACAGACGACCCGCGCGCGAATTGCACGGCGATCACCCGGATTTAGCTTGCGGGCCAGGAGAACCGCGTTGCCGGCGCCCTGAGCAAGGCCAGGGAAGCACCGGCCGAGCCGCCGCGGAAAATCGTCGAGAGCGATCCGCTGCGGTGTAGGCGAGGGCACTTAGCCGAGAGGCCGTGGTTGCCTGAAGTGGAAGCCGTTGGGGGCGAACCTCCGGGCCACCCTGCGCACCTCACTCTCGCATGTTTCCAGCGCGATCTTCTGGGCGAGCATGACGTCTCCGATCGGTAGAGTACCGATCGGCATGAAACACAATCCCACATGTAGACGACCTCTCTCGTCGATCTCGCCCACGTTGACCGAGGCCCCTGCGTGGATCCTGTATCGCGTTCCGCTGTCGCTCCCGATCACCTCGAAGTAGCCCTTCCTGGCGAACTGCTCCCGCTGTGCTGGCGACAGCCATTCCCGCAAGAGCCGCAGTGACCGGCCCTCCGGCGTGCCTTCGGCGCCGTGCCGGATGAAGAGCGCTCTCGCCGCTTGCATTCGGGAGCGGCCGCCTCGCGAGCGTCGCAAGCCGAACATGACCGTCCCAGTTACCCGCCGACCAATCTGGGGAAAAAGACAGTTTCCTCCGCCGTCGGGTCGAACGATCGGATTTGCAAGACCTGGCCCGGACCCGCCCGGACCGCCGCGGTGAAGCCGGCATTGGTGAGTTCGTAGAACCGCTGCTCCGCTCTCGCCATGTCTTGTGCGTCGTCCGCATCGAAATGATGTCGGCTGTCGCCGCCGCGGTTCATCACGATCTGGATTGCCATGATCGTCCTCCTCGGATTGCAGATGGCCAAGGACTTCAATCGAGTATCGGGCTGAAGTCGCGGACTTTCAAGAGTTCGTTGTAGCGGCGAGGGGGGCTGAGCCGACGCATCGCGCCTGATCGCGCGATCCAGGACGACGGACATCAACTATTCGGCGAGGGAAGAGCGCGACCGGGACGACACCGTAAGGCGCATCAGCCTCTCGCCGCGCGGCAGTTAAGCCGGGTGAGTGACTGAGGCGACCGGACCGCGGTGCGCTATCGATGCAGCGCGTCGGACCGCTCCTTCGCTTCCTCGATGCC
The DNA window shown above is from Bradyrhizobium sp. CB1650 and carries:
- a CDS encoding IS110 family transposase yields the protein MEEYIGLDVSMKETAVSIRRAGERIWRGKCASDPSIVAELIRKRAPSVKRVVFETGPLSVWFYHSLRTEGLPAICIDARHAKAALDMATNKTDANDADGLAQLAEVGFFREVRVKGFDSMLTRTLVAARTRLVRITTELSNQIRGVMKTFGLLVPAGKGSTFEKNVRSLLADQDGLASIVLPMLEAWRGIRLRAAELGRQLVRDARKSQACRILMSIPGIGAITATSFTTAIEEPDNFRKSRSVGAWIGLTTRRYQSGEVDYDGHISRRGDHNLRGLLYEAAAVILTRSSTHSTLRTWGLQLRERIGFKRAAVAVARKLAVIMHTMLKTGELFNPNAGAAA
- a CDS encoding class I SAM-dependent methyltransferase yields the protein MLDLRPYISRPISSLSAIAADPIESWLRFREQYAAHREGHTPPDLYKPDNNWEFRLNSLIELSSSDEIVSEFWSLWGVVVAEMQGRGIRPGPASFKGWNDGDAGFVRAIWCLVRHLKPRNVVETGVAHGVTSRFILEALERNANGHLWSIDRPPMEPEWRPQIGVAVGHRFRDRWSYILGSSRRRLPSLLKQLGQIDLFIHDSLHSERNVRFELDHAWPVLRPGGAIVVDDIDVNRGFFSFVQSFPINHSLVCEAEPLRPDTRRFNKKGMFGIVLKERSAMPGGDI